One part of the Gossypium raimondii isolate GPD5lz chromosome 1, ASM2569854v1, whole genome shotgun sequence genome encodes these proteins:
- the LOC105785722 gene encoding U-box domain-containing protein 11, with amino-acid sequence MAAGVISDASAAFLLSLVHDIVLGDLAAGMFKKDCTDLVRRIALFTHLLEEIRDFAASDHPHASSSSSSSSSSSSSSWSADLAVALQAAKRLLSAASAHHSVNSSDGAAKRISFQFQCVTWKLEKSLAKIPFDQFQISEEVQEQVALVRAQLRRATERYGSLNSRKVSNAISQLPEKERSDTNHEISAKLDSIPESCTTLGHAADKEPKILERVNSSSIPSEVCLSNEVDSKGQENLAAKGAEQTKKPDTLVIPVDFLCPISLELMRDPVIVATGQTYERSYIQRWIDCGNVTCPKTQQKLENLTLTPNYVLRSVINQWCAKHNIEQPSGLANGRLKKSNGSFCDVSGDMAAIQELVSKLSSRCLEERRAAVAEIRSLSKRSTDNRILIADTGAIPVLVNLLTTDDASIQEHAVTSILNLSIFENNKSLIMLAGAVPSIVQVLRAGSMEARENAAATLFSLSLADENKIIIGSSGAIPALVDLLQNGSNRGKKDAATALFNLCIYQGNKGRAVRAGIITALLKMLTDSRNCMVDEALTILSILASNHDAKAAIVKASTIPVLIDLLRTCLPRNKENAAAILLCLCKRDAENLACISRLGAAIPLTELTKSGTERAKRKATSLLEHLRKLQQL; translated from the exons ATGGCCGCCGGAGTCATCTCCGACGCTTCTGCCGCGTTCTTGCTCAGCCTTGTCCACGATATTGTCCTCGGGGATCTGGCTGCCGGGATGTTTAAAAAGGATTGCACGGATCTGGTAAGGAGGATAGCTCTATTCACGCATTTGCTTGaggaaattagggattttgCAGCGTCTGATCATCCTCACgcttcctcctcctcctcctcctcctcctcctcctcttcctcttcATGGTCGGCTGATCTCGCCGTTGCTCTGCAGGCTGCAAAGCGTCTTTTGTCCGCCGCCTCCGCTCACCATTCCGTTAATTCCTCT GATGGAGCTGCCAAAAGAAtctcttttcaatttcaatgtGTTACATGGAAGTTGGAGAAAAGTTTAGCCAAAATTCCATTTGATCAGTTTCAAATCTCAGAGGAGGTTCAAGAACAG GTCGCATTGGTGAGAGCACAATTGAGAAGAGCGACTGAAAGATATGGATCTTTGAATTCAAGAAAAGTTTCGAATGCCATTTCCCAGCTACCGGAAAAAGAGCGCAGCGATACCAACCATGAAATTTCAGCGAAGCTGGATAGCATTCCAGAAAGTTGTACTACTCTAGGACATGCTGCTGATAAGGAACCTAAGATATTGGAAAGGGTGAATAGCTCTTCAATTCCTTCTGAGGTCTGCCTATCAAATGAGGTTGATTCCAAAGGGCAAGAGAATCTGGCTGCTAAGGGTGCTGAACAAACCAAGAAACCCGATACACTAGTAATACCTGTTGATTTCCTATGCCCTATATCTTTGGAACTAATGAGGGATCCAGTGATTGTGGCTACAGGACAG ACATATGAGAGATCTTACATACAGAGATGGATAGATTGTGGCAATGTAACGTGTCCAAAAACTCAGCAGAAGCTGGAGAATTTAACTCTAACCCCAAACTATGTTCTTAGAAGTGTAATAAATCAATGGTGTGCTAAACATAACATTGAGCAGCCAAGCGGATTAGCAAATGGTAGGCTCAAAAAGAGCAATGGGTCTTTCTGTGATGTTAGTGGCGACATGGCAGCCATCCAGGAACTGGTCTCTAAGCTGTCAAGCCGGTGCTTAGAGGAACGTAGGGCAGCTGTGGCTGAAATCCGATCACTATCAAAACGAAGCACAGATAACAGGATACTAATAGCAGACACAGGAGCGATACCTGTTCTGGTCAACCTTTTAACCACAGATGATGCATCAATACAAGAACATGCAGTAACTTCTATTCTTAACCTTTCCATATTCGAAAATAACAAGTCTCTTATAATGCTTGCTGGTGCCGTTCCTTCCATTGTCCAAGTCCTCCGTGCCGGAAGCATGGAAGCAAGAGAGAATGCAGCGGCTACCCTTTTTAGTTTATCACTTGCAGATGAGAACAAAATAATAATCGGTTCATCAGGGGCAATACCAGCCTTGGTAGATTTGTTACAAAATGGAAGCAATCGAGGGAAGAAAGATGCCGCAACTGCTCTATTCAATCTATGCATTTATCAGGGGAACAAGGGCCGCGCCGTCAGAGCCGGAATTATTACAGCACTGCTGAAGATGCTTACGGATTCAAGAAACTGCATGGTCGATGAGGCTTTGACAATACTGTCAATCCTGGCTAGCAACCATGATGCTAAGGCAGCTATAGTAAAGGCTAGCACCATACCTGTTTTGATCGATCTTCTGAGAACATGTTTACctagaaacaaagaaaatgctGCTGCCATTTTACTTTGTTTGTGTAAGAGAGATGCTGAGAATCTGGCATGCA